Proteins encoded within one genomic window of Couchioplanes caeruleus:
- a CDS encoding NAD(P)H-quinone oxidoreductase has protein sequence MHAIVIEEPGGPEALVWTEVPDPEPGPGEVVVEVTAAAVNRADVMQRQGHYPPPPGAPPYPGLECSGVITAVGPEVTGHHIGERVCALLAGGGYAERVAVPAGQLLPVPQGLSLQEAAALPEVACTVWSNVVDIARLRKGKTLLVHGGGGGIGTFAIQLGKALGATVVVTAREQKHEQLLALGADLAVDYTGTDFVEATRDFTEGHGADVILDIIGARYLSRNIAALAAGGRIVTIGLQGGRKGELDFGALMAKRGSIIATTLRARPVKDKSRIVRGVHDMVWPLVDAGAIRPIIDRTVAMRDAAEAHRLMEASDHLGKIVLLP, from the coding sequence ATGCACGCCATCGTGATCGAGGAGCCGGGTGGGCCCGAGGCGCTCGTCTGGACCGAGGTGCCGGATCCTGAGCCGGGGCCGGGTGAGGTTGTCGTCGAGGTCACGGCCGCGGCCGTCAACCGTGCGGACGTCATGCAGCGGCAGGGCCACTATCCGCCGCCGCCGGGCGCTCCACCCTATCCCGGGCTCGAGTGTTCCGGGGTGATCACGGCGGTCGGTCCGGAGGTGACCGGGCACCACATCGGCGAGCGGGTCTGCGCGCTGCTGGCCGGCGGGGGCTACGCCGAGCGGGTCGCCGTGCCGGCGGGTCAGTTGCTGCCGGTTCCGCAGGGCCTGTCGCTCCAGGAAGCCGCGGCGTTGCCGGAGGTGGCCTGCACGGTCTGGTCGAATGTGGTCGACATCGCCCGTCTGCGCAAGGGCAAGACACTGCTCGTGCACGGCGGCGGCGGTGGAATCGGCACCTTCGCGATCCAACTGGGCAAGGCCCTGGGTGCGACGGTCGTCGTGACCGCGCGCGAGCAGAAGCACGAGCAGCTCCTGGCGCTTGGGGCCGACCTCGCCGTCGACTACACGGGCACCGACTTCGTCGAGGCCACCCGCGACTTCACCGAGGGCCACGGCGCCGACGTGATCCTCGACATCATCGGGGCGAGATACCTGTCGAGGAACATCGCCGCGCTTGCCGCCGGCGGCCGCATCGTGACCATCGGCCTGCAGGGCGGCCGCAAGGGCGAGCTCGACTTCGGCGCCTTGATGGCGAAGCGTGGTTCGATCATCGCCACGACCCTGCGTGCCCGCCCGGTCAAGGACAAGTCCCGCATCGTCCGAGGCGTCCACGACATGGTCTGGCCTCTCGTCGACGCCGGCGCGATCCGACCGATCATCGACCGTACCGTCGCCATGCGGGACGCCGCGGAAGCCCACCGCCTGATGGAGGCCAGCGACCACCTCGGCAAAATCGTTCTACTCCCCTGA
- a CDS encoding winged helix-turn-helix domain-containing protein: MNAAARVRREKVRIQAAAMFAESQTTAQIASELRVSEKSVRQWRRRWTAGGTAALASAGPGGSDCKLSGDQQKQLIEMLDDGPVVHGWDDARWTLARVAELIECRFEITYTLRGVSYLLHRIGYSQQVPTRRAIERDPQAIATWHRRRWPSVRG, translated from the coding sequence ATGAACGCGGCAGCCCGGGTCCGGCGTGAGAAGGTTCGGATCCAGGCTGCGGCCATGTTCGCCGAATCCCAAACGACCGCGCAGATTGCGTCTGAGCTGCGAGTTTCCGAGAAATCAGTACGCCAGTGGCGTCGACGGTGGACGGCCGGCGGGACGGCGGCTCTGGCGTCGGCCGGCCCTGGCGGCTCGGACTGCAAACTCTCCGGCGACCAGCAGAAACAGTTGATCGAGATGCTCGATGACGGCCCGGTCGTGCACGGCTGGGACGACGCCCGCTGGACCCTCGCCAGGGTCGCGGAGCTGATCGAGTGTCGCTTCGAGATCACCTACACGCTGCGCGGAGTGTCGTATCTGCTGCACCGCATCGGCTACAGCCAGCAGGTTCCCACTCGTCGGGCGATCGAACGCGACCCTCAGGCGATCGCTACGTGGCATCGCCGGCGGTGGCCGTCGGTAAGAGGTTAG
- a CDS encoding CDP-alcohol phosphatidyltransferase family protein — protein MTVLARRETSWRVHPPTLGAIVQVALLVSLWVTVGLGLIGSLVGLGFTACTWVLLNRALNQPDVRRWGPADSITFGRLILTGGVASLVADAIAGSVHHLALVALAVVSLVLDAGDGQVARRTGTASRFGARFDMEADSVLAVVLSIYVATHLGWWAVAMGLFRYFFAFAARVTPWLNARLPPRLSRKVVAASQGAVLVVTSTALLPATMAQFCVALTLAALSWSFGVDVRWLWRQEALRRKDARAGKVANANNGPGVDTGGSGLQAVGPAIL, from the coding sequence ATGACGGTTCTCGCACGACGCGAGACAAGTTGGCGTGTTCACCCGCCAACGCTGGGTGCCATCGTGCAGGTGGCGCTGCTCGTGTCGCTGTGGGTGACCGTCGGGCTCGGCCTGATCGGATCACTCGTTGGTCTAGGGTTCACGGCCTGCACGTGGGTGCTGCTCAACCGCGCACTGAACCAGCCCGATGTCCGTCGCTGGGGACCGGCGGACAGCATCACGTTTGGTCGTCTCATCCTGACGGGGGGTGTCGCCTCCCTGGTAGCCGACGCCATCGCCGGGAGCGTGCATCACCTTGCGCTGGTCGCTCTCGCTGTCGTGTCCCTGGTCCTCGATGCGGGCGACGGCCAGGTTGCGCGCCGCACCGGAACGGCATCCCGCTTCGGAGCGCGTTTCGACATGGAGGCTGACTCTGTCTTAGCCGTCGTGCTGAGCATCTACGTCGCCACCCACCTTGGATGGTGGGCTGTCGCCATGGGCCTCTTTCGCTACTTCTTTGCATTCGCTGCCAGGGTGACGCCGTGGCTGAATGCCCGGCTTCCCCCTCGACTGTCGCGAAAAGTCGTGGCCGCCTCGCAGGGTGCAGTACTGGTTGTCACAAGTACGGCATTGCTCCCTGCGACCATGGCTCAGTTCTGCGTTGCGCTCACGCTTGCTGCGCTCTCTTGGTCGTTTGGCGTTGACGTACGGTGGTTGTGGCGTCAGGAGGCCTTGCGGCGGAAGGATGCGCGAGCCGGGAAGGTAGCAAACGCAAATAATGGACCGGGTGTCGACACTGGCGGATCGGGCCTTCAGGCAGTCGGCCCCGCGATATTGTGA
- a CDS encoding thiamine pyrophosphate-dependent enzyme, whose product MTATAIRSDPLGLLLTRITGDHKHAPSAYSTLDVLWVLYDRILRVSPGTADEPDRDRFLLSKGHGPAAYYAVLAAKGFIPEEWLDDLGSSTSHLGHHPDRVLIPGVEIGTGSLGHGLGLAVGTAMGLRAQGYDEAHTFVLLGDAELDEGSNHEAIAYAAATGLPLTAIVIDNRSATHGRPGGIASHFVGWTVSSVDGHDRDALEVALRPDVRPRRPHVVIATVAPKGH is encoded by the coding sequence ATGACCGCGACAGCCATCAGATCAGATCCCCTCGGACTGCTGCTGACCAGGATCACCGGCGACCACAAGCACGCGCCCAGCGCGTACTCGACGCTCGACGTGTTGTGGGTGCTCTACGACCGCATCCTGCGCGTCTCGCCCGGGACCGCCGACGAGCCCGACCGCGACCGCTTCCTGCTCTCCAAGGGACACGGTCCCGCCGCCTACTACGCCGTCCTCGCGGCCAAGGGTTTCATTCCCGAGGAATGGCTCGACGACCTCGGCAGCAGCACCAGCCACCTCGGCCATCACCCCGACCGCGTGCTGATCCCGGGGGTGGAGATCGGGACCGGATCGCTGGGTCACGGTCTCGGACTCGCCGTCGGCACCGCGATGGGCCTGCGAGCACAGGGGTACGACGAAGCGCACACGTTCGTGCTCCTCGGCGACGCCGAGCTGGACGAGGGATCGAACCACGAGGCCATCGCGTACGCGGCGGCGACCGGGCTGCCCCTGACCGCGATCGTCATCGACAACCGGTCCGCCACCCACGGCCGGCCGGGCGGGATCGCGAGCCACTTCGTCGGCTGGACGGTGTCCTCGGTGGATGGGCACGACCGCGACGCGCTGGAGGTCGCGTTGAGGCCGGACGTACGGCCGCGCCGGCCGCACGTCGTCATCGCCACCGTCGCACCGAAGGGACACTGA
- a CDS encoding response regulator translates to MEEESVGALWLTLVAEALFTAVFLRLLVGYLRRRDGLHRDVVVMFSAMAVLFVLAVLSQVVGEPPRPVEVAASVLLLGQPFLTLRVARRVGPVPAAVYWSAFAGWLVSAVLLAIGGEALSSSAVLLVVAVFVVTEIVAAWFLTRLAMARAGAARTRLWLAAAATALFAVAILLAGAGSGDPEAAQRARQAARLIAVVSAAGYLMAFAPPAWARRAWSNRAAYDVVRQLLQAPPDAPASQIWQCYAEAVRRATSSGGVVVLISAGDGPLEEVARVGVPGRPDGAHTTAARAELLGFSGSASVDDRRRPPPAEALEYARAGGLHFVTVAPLRLPTGAAVLLLLNTHRNLFTDDDVQLLGELAGQAAALGQRAELLTDRERLTGELSASVSALTVASKAKSDFMANMSHELRTPLNAIIGFSDLMRTEPAADGQTSVPTEWIGHIHSSGKHLLNLINEVLDLAKIESGNVQLRCQPVDVQEAINEVITTLEALSQRKQLDITVAVSPLRAHADRTRLRQIVTNLLSNAIKFTPEQGKIFVAARRVGHDVAISVADTGPGIAAEDQQRAFEEFQQVGGEHHRAGGTGLGLALTRRLVHAHGGRIELVSQAGHGAKFTVYLPTAGTPAAVEAGGARGGVLVIEDDPAAAELLSTPLRRAGYHVTVAASGEQGLATARANDPEAILLDIELPDIDGWQVLAGLKRDERLRHVPVLIVSVHDDAAVGVALGAVDYFVKPVDRTTLLTWMARHGLVPPGGDERLQVLAIDDDAQGLELIDATLSAEGIQVTTAASGVDGLAAARSRPFDLIICDLIMPGLDGFDVIAALHEDPATRGIPVVVLTAHILSEADRNRLSGKVIAIAGKTDTAEGLAEMARTVGELTGLTIRSNMVVA, encoded by the coding sequence ATGGAAGAGGAAAGCGTCGGAGCCCTGTGGTTGACGCTGGTGGCGGAGGCGCTGTTCACCGCCGTGTTCCTCCGCCTGCTGGTCGGCTACCTGCGCAGACGCGACGGGTTGCACCGCGACGTGGTGGTGATGTTCTCCGCCATGGCGGTGCTGTTCGTTCTCGCCGTGCTGAGCCAGGTGGTCGGCGAGCCTCCGCGGCCGGTCGAGGTGGCGGCATCCGTACTGCTGCTCGGACAGCCGTTCCTGACCCTGCGCGTGGCGCGGCGGGTCGGGCCGGTTCCGGCCGCGGTGTACTGGTCGGCATTTGCGGGATGGCTCGTCAGTGCCGTACTGCTCGCCATCGGAGGCGAGGCCCTGAGTTCCTCGGCCGTGCTGCTCGTGGTGGCCGTGTTCGTGGTTACGGAGATCGTCGCCGCGTGGTTCCTGACCCGTCTGGCCATGGCACGCGCCGGAGCGGCGCGGACCCGGTTGTGGCTGGCGGCGGCGGCCACCGCGTTGTTCGCGGTGGCGATCCTGCTTGCCGGGGCCGGCTCCGGCGACCCGGAGGCCGCGCAGCGCGCGCGGCAGGCCGCGCGGCTGATCGCCGTGGTGTCCGCGGCCGGCTACCTGATGGCGTTCGCGCCCCCGGCGTGGGCACGGCGAGCGTGGTCGAACCGGGCCGCCTACGACGTGGTGCGTCAACTGTTGCAGGCGCCGCCGGACGCTCCCGCGTCACAAATCTGGCAGTGCTATGCCGAGGCGGTACGCCGGGCCACGTCCTCGGGCGGCGTGGTCGTGCTCATCTCCGCCGGCGATGGGCCTCTCGAGGAGGTCGCACGGGTCGGTGTGCCCGGCCGGCCGGACGGGGCCCACACGACGGCCGCCCGCGCCGAGCTGCTCGGGTTCAGCGGCAGCGCCAGCGTCGACGACCGTCGACGACCGCCCCCGGCGGAGGCGCTGGAATATGCGCGAGCCGGCGGACTGCACTTCGTCACCGTGGCACCGCTGCGGCTGCCGACCGGCGCCGCGGTCCTGCTGCTGCTCAACACCCACCGCAACCTGTTCACCGACGACGACGTGCAACTGCTCGGGGAGCTCGCCGGCCAGGCTGCCGCGCTGGGGCAGCGCGCGGAACTGCTCACCGACCGTGAACGGCTCACCGGCGAACTGTCCGCCTCGGTCTCCGCCCTGACGGTCGCGAGCAAGGCCAAGAGCGACTTCATGGCGAACATGAGCCACGAACTGCGGACCCCACTGAACGCGATCATCGGTTTCAGCGACCTGATGCGCACCGAACCGGCCGCGGACGGACAGACGAGCGTGCCCACGGAGTGGATCGGCCACATCCATTCCAGCGGCAAGCATCTGCTCAACCTCATCAACGAGGTCCTCGACCTAGCCAAGATTGAATCCGGCAACGTCCAGCTCCGGTGCCAGCCGGTGGACGTGCAGGAGGCGATCAATGAGGTCATCACGACCCTGGAGGCGCTCTCTCAGCGCAAGCAACTGGACATCACCGTGGCCGTGTCACCGCTGCGCGCCCACGCGGACCGGACGCGACTGCGCCAGATCGTGACGAACCTGCTGTCCAACGCGATCAAGTTCACCCCCGAGCAGGGCAAGATCTTCGTCGCGGCGCGCCGCGTCGGCCATGACGTCGCGATCAGCGTGGCCGACACCGGACCCGGCATCGCCGCCGAGGACCAGCAGCGCGCCTTCGAGGAATTCCAGCAGGTCGGCGGGGAGCACCACCGCGCCGGCGGGACCGGCCTGGGACTCGCGCTGACCCGCCGCCTCGTGCACGCGCACGGCGGACGCATCGAGCTGGTCTCGCAAGCGGGCCACGGCGCGAAGTTCACCGTCTATCTGCCGACCGCCGGCACTCCCGCCGCCGTCGAGGCCGGCGGCGCCCGCGGCGGGGTACTGGTCATCGAGGATGATCCGGCCGCGGCGGAACTGCTCTCCACTCCCCTGCGGCGGGCCGGCTACCACGTCACCGTCGCGGCCAGCGGCGAACAGGGACTGGCCACCGCCCGCGCGAACGATCCCGAGGCCATCCTGCTCGACATCGAGTTGCCCGACATCGACGGCTGGCAGGTCCTGGCCGGCCTCAAGCGCGACGAGCGGCTCCGGCACGTTCCCGTACTCATCGTGAGCGTTCACGACGACGCTGCCGTCGGAGTGGCGCTCGGAGCCGTCGACTACTTCGTCAAACCCGTCGACCGCACCACCTTGCTGACCTGGATGGCGCGCCACGGTCTCGTCCCGCCGGGCGGCGACGAGCGTCTGCAGGTCCTGGCGATCGACGACGACGCGCAGGGCCTGGAGCTCATCGACGCCACACTCAGCGCCGAAGGCATCCAGGTCACCACCGCCGCCAGCGGCGTCGACGGTCTCGCGGCGGCCCGGAGCCGCCCCTTCGACCTGATCATCTGCGACCTGATCATGCCGGGCCTGGACGGCTTCGATGTCATCGCTGCTCTGCACGAGGACCCGGCAACCCGAGGCATCCCCGTGGTCGTGCTCACCGCGCACATCCTCAGCGAGGCCGACAGGAACCGCCTCAGCGGAAAGGTCATCGCCATCGCCGGCAAGACCGACACCGCCGAGGGCCTCGCGGAGATGGCCCGTACCGTCGGCGAGCTGACCGGCCTGACGATCAGGTCGAACATGGTCGTCGCCTGA
- the soxR gene encoding redox-sensitive transcriptional activator SoxR gives MELLTIGDMAARSGVAPSALRYYEREGLIRSTRTGGNQRRYERHELRRVAFIKIAQQVGVSLQEIRVALAALPENRTPTKADWARLSARWRRKLEERIAVMERLRDELTGCIGCGCLSLQRCKLINPRDQLAERGEGPQMIINPP, from the coding sequence GTGGAGCTTCTCACCATCGGCGACATGGCGGCCCGCAGCGGCGTGGCCCCGTCGGCGCTGCGCTACTACGAGCGCGAGGGCCTGATCCGCTCGACCCGTACGGGCGGCAACCAGCGCCGATACGAGCGCCACGAACTGCGCCGGGTGGCGTTCATCAAGATCGCGCAGCAGGTCGGGGTGTCCCTGCAGGAGATCCGGGTGGCGCTCGCCGCGCTGCCGGAGAACCGGACGCCCACCAAGGCGGACTGGGCCCGGCTGTCCGCGCGGTGGCGACGCAAGCTCGAAGAACGCATCGCCGTCATGGAACGGCTGCGCGACGAGCTGACCGGGTGCATCGGATGCGGCTGTCTGTCGCTGCAGCGCTGCAAACTGATCAACCCGCGGGACCAGCTCGCCGAGCGTGGCGAAGGACCCCAAATGATCATCAACCCGCCCTGA
- a CDS encoding molybdopterin oxidoreductase family protein yields MTDDTTRTAYRTCPLCEAACGLELTVTGDRIVSARGDQRHVFSGGFICPKGATLGQLTADPDRLRRPLVRRGDRHEEVGWDEAFEAVEAGLRPILERHGPDAVALYLGNPNVHTMAGGLYVSPLLRAVGSRNIFSASTVDQMPKHVACGYLYGNPLAIPVPDVDRTDLLLVLGANPWESNGSLATAADFPGRLKAIQARGGRFVVVDPRRTRTAEHADEHLFIRPGTDAYLLFGIVHTLFEEGLTDLGRLAGHVTGVEAVRELARAFAPEVVTAACAVPADRIRGLARELAAAPTAAVYGRIGTCTVEFGTLTNWLVDVVNVLTGNLDRPGGAMFPLAAHLRTRPQPGGKGFRVGRWQSRVRGLPEVRGELPVATLADEMETPGDGQVRAFVTVAGNPVLSTPNSGRLDRALGGLEFMVSVDPYLNETTRHADVVLPPSDATRKGHYDFSFLGLAVRNFAAYSPPVLPPDPAEMDECDILARLTLIVTGKGADADPAELHEHMLQEMLQKAASADLRKLVDGDHPAERLLDVALRTGAYGDQFGARPDGLSLARLLANPHGIDLGPLQPRIPEILQTPSGTIELCHPAIAADVSRLSEALPRRRDDLVLVGRRHLRSNNSWMHNVPALVKGRDRCTLHMHPKDAERFALTDGDEAEVMSRAGTVAVRVEVTDKVMPGVVSLPHGWGHGLPGTRMSVAAERPGVNSNVLTDEYATDPLSGNSVLNGIPVEIKALA; encoded by the coding sequence GTGACGGACGACACGACGCGTACGGCGTACCGGACCTGCCCGCTGTGCGAGGCCGCCTGCGGCCTCGAACTCACCGTGACCGGCGACCGGATCGTCTCCGCCCGCGGCGACCAGCGGCACGTCTTCAGCGGCGGCTTCATCTGCCCGAAGGGCGCCACCCTCGGACAGTTGACCGCCGACCCGGACCGGCTGCGCCGCCCGCTCGTGCGGCGCGGCGACCGCCACGAGGAGGTCGGCTGGGACGAGGCGTTCGAGGCCGTCGAGGCGGGGCTGCGCCCGATCCTCGAACGTCATGGCCCCGACGCCGTCGCGCTGTATCTCGGCAATCCCAACGTGCACACCATGGCGGGCGGTCTCTACGTATCGCCGCTGCTGCGTGCCGTCGGCAGCCGCAACATCTTCAGCGCCAGCACCGTCGACCAGATGCCCAAGCACGTTGCATGCGGCTACCTCTACGGCAATCCGCTGGCCATTCCGGTGCCCGATGTGGACCGTACCGATCTTCTTCTGGTACTCGGCGCCAATCCGTGGGAGTCCAACGGCAGCCTCGCCACCGCGGCCGACTTCCCTGGCCGGCTCAAGGCGATCCAGGCCCGCGGCGGCCGGTTCGTGGTGGTCGACCCGCGACGCACCCGCACCGCCGAGCACGCCGACGAGCACCTCTTCATCCGGCCGGGCACCGACGCGTACCTGCTCTTCGGGATCGTCCACACGCTGTTCGAGGAGGGGCTGACCGATCTCGGGCGGCTCGCCGGCCACGTGACGGGCGTCGAGGCGGTGCGCGAGCTGGCCCGCGCCTTCGCGCCCGAGGTGGTGACCGCCGCCTGCGCCGTACCGGCGGATCGCATCCGCGGGCTCGCGCGGGAGCTCGCGGCCGCACCCACGGCGGCCGTGTACGGACGGATCGGCACCTGCACGGTCGAGTTCGGCACGCTGACCAACTGGCTCGTCGACGTCGTCAACGTGCTCACCGGCAACCTCGACCGCCCCGGTGGGGCCATGTTCCCGCTCGCGGCGCACCTGCGTACGCGGCCGCAGCCGGGTGGGAAGGGCTTCCGCGTCGGCCGGTGGCAGAGTCGGGTCCGCGGGCTGCCCGAGGTCAGGGGCGAGCTGCCGGTCGCCACTCTCGCGGACGAGATGGAGACGCCGGGCGACGGGCAGGTGCGTGCGTTCGTCACGGTGGCCGGCAACCCCGTGCTCTCGACACCGAACAGCGGGCGGCTGGACCGGGCACTCGGCGGGCTCGAGTTCATGGTGAGCGTCGACCCGTACCTCAATGAGACGACCCGGCATGCCGACGTCGTCCTGCCGCCCTCCGACGCCACCCGCAAGGGACACTACGACTTCTCGTTCCTGGGGCTCGCGGTGCGCAACTTCGCGGCGTACTCGCCACCGGTGCTTCCGCCGGACCCGGCGGAGATGGACGAGTGCGACATCCTCGCGCGGCTCACGCTCATCGTCACCGGCAAGGGCGCCGATGCCGACCCCGCGGAGCTGCACGAGCACATGCTGCAGGAGATGCTGCAGAAGGCCGCGTCCGCAGACCTCCGGAAGCTGGTCGACGGAGACCATCCGGCCGAGCGCCTGCTCGACGTCGCATTGCGCACCGGCGCGTACGGGGACCAGTTCGGTGCCCGGCCCGACGGCCTCTCCCTGGCCCGCCTCCTGGCCAACCCGCATGGCATCGACCTCGGACCGCTGCAGCCGAGGATCCCGGAGATCCTCCAGACCCCGAGCGGCACGATCGAGCTGTGCCACCCAGCGATCGCCGCCGACGTGTCCCGGCTGAGCGAGGCTCTCCCGCGGCGGCGCGACGACCTCGTCCTGGTCGGCCGACGCCACCTGCGCTCCAACAACAGCTGGATGCACAACGTTCCGGCGCTCGTGAAGGGCCGGGACCGGTGCACCCTCCACATGCACCCGAAGGACGCGGAACGGTTCGCCCTCACCGACGGCGACGAGGCCGAGGTGATGTCACGAGCGGGCACGGTGGCGGTGCGGGTCGAGGTCACCGACAAGGTGATGCCCGGCGTCGTGAGCCTGCCGCACGGCTGGGGCCACGGCCTGCCGGGCACCCGCATGTCGGTCGCCGCGGAGCGGCCGGGGGTGAACAGCAACGTGCTGACCGACGAGTACGCGACCGATCCGCTTTCGGGGAACAGCGTGCTGAACGGCATCCCGGTCGAGATCAAGGCGCTCGCCTGA
- a CDS encoding FkbM family methyltransferase, with product MGLNRDAVESLRADPGASSIHRSLDYYYNNAAHDAAMDSFYAEFVRSGDLVFDIGAHVGDRIGSFRRLGGRVVAVEPQPLCIRAIRDIYAGDEDVTLVEAVCGASEGSVRFYVNSTNPTVSTASPDFVKAADGAPGWRDEVWDDELEVTSTTLDALIETYGAPAFVKIDVEGFEDSVLAGLSRTLPALSFEFTTIERASALRCLDQAKSLDFSSFNVSMGETMRMEFEQWVSVEQMAAYVQALPHEANAGDIYCLSS from the coding sequence ATGGGACTCAATCGTGATGCCGTGGAGTCACTCCGTGCCGACCCCGGAGCGTCATCCATCCACCGGTCGCTCGACTATTACTATAACAATGCGGCTCATGATGCAGCTATGGATTCCTTTTACGCAGAGTTCGTCCGGTCGGGCGATCTCGTCTTCGACATCGGTGCACATGTCGGCGACCGCATCGGCAGCTTCCGTCGGCTCGGCGGCCGAGTGGTGGCCGTAGAGCCGCAACCACTCTGCATCAGAGCTATCCGGGATATCTATGCTGGCGATGAGGATGTGACCCTGGTTGAGGCGGTGTGTGGAGCTTCGGAAGGAAGCGTGCGCTTTTATGTGAATTCGACGAACCCCACGGTCTCCACCGCGTCGCCGGACTTCGTGAAGGCCGCGGACGGCGCGCCGGGATGGCGGGACGAGGTGTGGGATGACGAGCTCGAGGTCACTTCCACTACTCTTGATGCTCTTATCGAGACCTATGGAGCGCCCGCTTTTGTCAAGATTGACGTCGAAGGTTTCGAAGATTCAGTCCTCGCCGGCCTGAGTCGAACTCTGCCGGCGTTGTCGTTCGAGTTCACGACGATTGAGAGAGCATCGGCTCTGAGGTGCCTCGACCAGGCAAAGTCACTGGATTTCAGTTCCTTCAACGTCTCTATGGGAGAGACAATGAGGATGGAATTCGAGCAATGGGTGTCGGTCGAGCAGATGGCGGCCTACGTCCAGGCGCTGCCGCACGAAGCCAACGCCGGCGACATTTACTGCTTGTCCTCCTGA
- a CDS encoding transposase: MASPAVAVGKRLAAAQGAGICFQDEAGQVMRPPVAKTWARRGHTPVVEVSGKGSGRVSIAGLVCLKPGHRGRLMWRTRLHRNRKGERGSFSEDDYIAFLDQAHQRLRAPIVLIWDNLNTHVSVRIRELITARRWLTVIRLPAYAPDLNPAEGVWRWMKRGLTNTAARGVDHLADLVKRRLRACQQQTDLLAGFFAGTGMTLDPEPP, translated from the coding sequence GTGGCATCGCCGGCGGTGGCCGTCGGTAAGAGGTTAGCGGCGGCTCAGGGCGCGGGGATCTGTTTCCAGGACGAGGCGGGCCAGGTGATGCGGCCGCCGGTGGCCAAGACCTGGGCCCGGCGCGGGCACACTCCCGTGGTCGAGGTCTCCGGCAAGGGCTCCGGGCGGGTCTCGATTGCCGGGCTGGTCTGCCTCAAGCCCGGACACCGCGGCCGGTTGATGTGGCGCACGAGGCTGCACCGAAACCGCAAAGGTGAGCGTGGCAGTTTCAGCGAGGACGACTACATCGCCTTCCTCGATCAGGCCCACCAACGCTTGCGGGCACCGATCGTGCTGATCTGGGACAACCTGAACACCCACGTCAGCGTCCGGATCCGGGAACTGATCACGGCCCGGAGGTGGCTGACCGTGATCCGGTTACCCGCCTACGCCCCGGACCTCAACCCGGCCGAGGGCGTCTGGCGGTGGATGAAACGCGGCCTGACCAACACCGCCGCCCGCGGCGTCGACCACCTCGCCGACCTCGTCAAACGTCGGCTACGCGCCTGCCAGCAACAAACCGATCTCCTCGCTGGCTTCTTCGCCGGCACCGGCATGACCCTCGACCCCGAGCCACCGTGA
- a CDS encoding DUF981 family protein, whose translation MRLIMFNTTMGVAAGIALMLVPRFWAVVRGDHPPLLLVSPQRAAGGWAATFGALGAILTSLGFVMTVWHPLAPAKDYIDTIFGEPTLILGVLLLTAAWHLARSGDPLDPERLRTALSPASWVVFWLGIVLAWCAAAIVRFDAVSSAPAEEPITGLLHDWPMVENLFFAIVLYGLAAVGCLAFPFAIRPTSRVAWPIMYWAWTVSGVAFALFSAMNFYTHTGLLINLGTDGVDFRW comes from the coding sequence ATGCGACTGATCATGTTCAACACGACCATGGGCGTTGCCGCCGGGATCGCCCTCATGCTCGTCCCTCGCTTCTGGGCAGTCGTCCGCGGCGACCACCCACCGCTGCTCCTCGTCAGCCCGCAGCGGGCCGCCGGAGGATGGGCCGCGACCTTCGGCGCCCTCGGTGCCATCCTCACCAGCCTGGGCTTCGTCATGACGGTGTGGCATCCCCTGGCCCCGGCCAAGGACTACATCGACACGATCTTCGGCGAGCCGACGCTGATCCTGGGCGTGCTGCTGCTCACCGCGGCCTGGCACCTCGCCCGCTCCGGCGACCCCCTCGACCCGGAGCGGCTGCGGACCGCACTGTCGCCGGCGAGCTGGGTGGTCTTCTGGCTCGGCATCGTCCTCGCCTGGTGCGCCGCCGCGATCGTCCGCTTCGACGCGGTCTCCTCAGCACCGGCCGAAGAGCCCATCACCGGCCTGCTGCACGACTGGCCGATGGTCGAGAACCTGTTCTTCGCCATCGTCCTGTACGGCCTCGCCGCGGTCGGCTGCCTCGCCTTCCCGTTCGCGATCCGCCCCACCAGCCGCGTCGCCTGGCCGATCATGTACTGGGCATGGACCGTGTCCGGTGTCGCGTTCGCGCTGTTCTCGGCGATGAATTTCTACACGCACACCGGCCTCCTGATCAACCTGGGAACAGACGGAGTCGACTTCCGTTGGTGA